Proteins from a single region of Halorubrum sp. 2020YC2:
- a CDS encoding aldehyde dehydrogenase family protein, with the protein MAQPYQHYIDGEWVDGDGSETFESENPATGESLGEFRRGTPDDVDRAVEAADAAFEEWRELSRIQRAEYLWDVYHELRERTDELGEIVSKECGKEISEGKADVVEAAHMVEWAAGDARHPKGDIVPSEIPSKDAYMRRKPRGVTGCITPWNFPVAIPYWHMAIALVEGNTVVFKPAEQTPWCAQVVAEMFDDAGIPDGVFNMVQGFGDAGNAIVENDDVPTVLFTGSAEVGHHIQDKLGGVPGRRAACEMGGKNAVVVTEAADLDVAVHSAVMSSFKTTGQRCVSSERLIVHSDVYDEFKERFVEVAESVAVGDPLDEDTFMGPLVEAEHQEKVTEYNELAREEGVNVLVDRTELAPDEIPDGHGDGHWVGPFVYEADPDADLRCTHEEVFGPHVALLEYDGDIERAVEIQNDVDYGLAGAIISEDYRQINYYRDRAELGLAYGNLPCIGAEVQLPFGGVKKSGNGYPSAREAIEAVTDRTAWTLNNSKEIEMAQGLSADIKTKDE; encoded by the coding sequence ATGGCGCAGCCGTACCAGCACTACATCGACGGCGAGTGGGTCGACGGCGACGGGTCCGAGACGTTCGAGAGCGAGAACCCCGCGACGGGCGAGTCGCTCGGGGAGTTCCGACGCGGTACCCCCGACGATGTCGACCGCGCGGTCGAGGCCGCGGACGCGGCGTTCGAGGAGTGGCGCGAGCTCTCCCGGATCCAGCGCGCGGAGTACCTCTGGGACGTGTACCACGAGCTCCGCGAGCGCACCGACGAGCTGGGCGAGATCGTCTCGAAGGAGTGCGGCAAGGAGATATCGGAGGGGAAGGCGGACGTGGTCGAGGCCGCGCACATGGTCGAGTGGGCCGCGGGCGACGCCCGCCACCCGAAGGGCGACATCGTCCCCTCGGAGATCCCGTCGAAGGACGCGTACATGCGTCGGAAGCCCCGCGGCGTCACCGGCTGCATCACGCCGTGGAACTTCCCGGTCGCGATCCCGTACTGGCACATGGCCATCGCGCTGGTCGAGGGGAACACCGTCGTGTTCAAGCCGGCGGAGCAGACGCCGTGGTGCGCGCAGGTCGTCGCGGAGATGTTCGACGACGCGGGCATCCCGGACGGCGTGTTCAACATGGTACAGGGCTTTGGCGACGCCGGCAACGCGATAGTCGAGAACGACGACGTCCCGACGGTGCTTTTCACCGGCTCCGCGGAGGTCGGTCACCACATTCAGGACAAGCTCGGCGGCGTCCCCGGCAGGCGGGCCGCCTGCGAGATGGGCGGGAAGAACGCGGTCGTCGTCACCGAGGCGGCCGACCTCGACGTCGCGGTCCACTCCGCGGTGATGTCCTCGTTTAAGACGACCGGGCAGCGCTGCGTCTCCTCCGAGCGCCTGATCGTCCACAGCGACGTGTACGACGAGTTCAAAGAGCGGTTCGTCGAGGTCGCGGAGTCGGTCGCGGTCGGGGACCCGCTCGACGAGGACACGTTCATGGGCCCGCTGGTCGAGGCGGAGCACCAAGAGAAGGTCACGGAGTACAACGAACTCGCCCGCGAGGAGGGCGTGAACGTCCTCGTCGACCGGACCGAACTCGCTCCCGACGAGATTCCGGACGGCCACGGGGACGGCCACTGGGTCGGCCCGTTCGTCTACGAGGCGGACCCGGACGCGGACCTGCGGTGTACCCACGAGGAGGTGTTCGGTCCTCACGTCGCGCTCCTCGAGTACGACGGGGACATCGAGCGCGCCGTCGAGATCCAGAACGACGTCGACTACGGGCTGGCGGGCGCGATCATCTCCGAGGACTACCGGCAGATCAACTACTACCGCGACCGCGCCGAACTGGGGCTGGCGTACGGGAACCTCCCGTGTATCGGCGCTGAGGTCCAGCTCCCCTTCGGCGGCGTGAAGAAGTCCGGCAACGGCTACCCCTCCGCCCGCGAGGCGATCGAGGCCGTCACCGACCGCACCGCGTGGACCCTCAACAACTCGAAGGAGATCGAGATGGCGCAGGGCCTCTCCGCGGACATCAAGACGAAAGACGAGTAA